One window from the genome of Hippocampus zosterae strain Florida chromosome 7, ASM2543408v3, whole genome shotgun sequence encodes:
- the mrps18b gene encoding 28S ribosomal protein S18b, mitochondrial, with the protein MAASFQVVVRAVFRISPSYLYPLRQCQGTSARCRPSLGSFAPPSHSFCQAATLQDDVAAPSQETEALSRYKDRPWDYLESEEYIERYGANPVWAGYRRNHKGGIPPQKTRKTCIRGDKICGNPCPICRDSNVVIHHQNVKLLQQFISAHTGMVYDPTQTGLCMKQHKKLTEAINAARDHGLLPFRIPYVDFAGEDYSNCHHAVGFTPPAPPLKSGDDWYKWYGEITPDQNEVAKVRKTYKAYLKPGV; encoded by the exons ATGGCTGCTTCTTTCCAAGTCGTTGTCAGGGCAGTGTTCCGCATCTCGCCTTCATATTTATATCCATTGCGACAATGTCAG GGGACATCTGCAAGGTGTCGTCCATCACTTGGGTCCTTTGCACCCCCAAGCCACTCCTTCTGCCAAGCAGCGACACTCCAGGATGATGTTGCTGCTCCGAGCCAGGAAACCGAGGCACTGTCTCGCTACAAAGACAGGCCATGGGATTACCTGGAGAGTGAAG AGTATATTGAGAGGTATGGAGCCAATCCAGTGTGGGCAGGTTACAGGAGGAACCACAAAGGAGGCATCCCCCCACAGAAAACTCGCAAGACCTGTATT AGAGGAGACAAGATATGTGGAAACCCCTGTCCAATATGCAGAGATTCAAACGTCGTGATTCATCATCAG aATGTGAAGCTGTTGCAGCAGTTCATCAGCGCCCACACTGGGATGGTGTATGATCCCACTCAAACTG GGCTGTGTATGAAACAGCACAAGAAGCTGACTGAAGCAATCAACGCAGCCCGAGATCATG GCCTTCTTCCCTTTCGGATTCCCTATGTGGACTTTGCAGGTGAAGATTACTCGAATTGCCACCACGCCGTGGGCTTCACACCGCCCGCGCCGCCTTTGAAGTCGGGCGACGACTGGTACAAATGGTACGGAGAAATAACGCCGGATCAGAACGAAGTCGCCAAAGTCAGGAAGACTTATAAGGCTTATCTAAAGCCAGGGGTGTGA
- the ppp1r10 gene encoding serine/threonine-protein phosphatase 1 regulatory subunit 10, producing the protein MEGVPVDPKEILKGVEALLGKDGGLCSLEGVPKMFSLMKASAKMVSRCMYLNILLQTKSHDVLNRFIRVGGYRLLNSWLTYSKSTNNSPLLQLILLTLQKLPLKVDHLKQNNTAKLVKQLCKGAETEELRKLASVLVDGWMATIRSQSVSSNVSSPAEKKKKKKEDGKVPVKEVKDKSGEDEKKKDKAKAHAPSHAKIRSIGLEMDAPSSAPAKKSPTAPQLGDKYNIKPPVLKRLSSGPFDNPPLEKKYKPLNTPSNSTKEIKVKIIPAQPMECTGFLDALNSAPVPGIKIKKKKSAASSPSHAKAVSPTSSKTNPFDGKPSTYSSSSAKPTSPETLSSNSLDDTQESDRPGTPVPSEDPDSADAGDKPNALSEPRGEEDLTKKGKKKKTVHWAQEDHLKHYFYFDLDETERVNVNKVKDFGEAAKRELMMDRHTFEMARRLSHDTMEERVPWTPPRPLTLPGSLIVAGSGSTEKLTQRDREMGILQEIFLSKESVPDSPHEPDPEPYEPMPPRLIPLDEDSSIPDDHYAEPMDTSQQVATAAQNESSKLPPVLANLMGNLNSNSRSPQTNAVNNPVTPAVNVQELLSSIMGASSNQCTEDLIKQPDFSDKIKQLLGSLQQTQNHNQAPTPANPSLLGHAPINNMSNNVHMQMPMNSGFPPSLPPGGPRFNHPPPPPHNHNHGPPFNGGGGPIMRGPPPPAQGRSDNGNYWGDDPMRGGPHRGGHFHRGGRGRGGEPGFRGRGRAGPRGGHNMNDMSMRPVCRHFMMKGNCRYESNCAFYHPGVNGPPFPPNNQHGH; encoded by the exons atggAGGGGGTGCCGGTGGACCCCAAAGAGATTTTGAAGGGGGTGGAGGCTCTCTTAGGGAAGGATGGGGGTCTCTGCAGCTTGGAGGGAGTCCCAAAGATGTTCAG CCTAATGAAAGCCTCTGCCAAGATGGTCAGTCGCTGCATGTACTTGAACATCCTCCTTCAGACAAAATCGCACGATGTGCTCAACAG GTTCATTCGAGTCGGTGGTTACCGGCTGCTGAACTCGTGGCTCACCTACTCCAAAAGCACCAACAATTCACCTCTGCTGCAGCTTATTCTGCTCACTCTGCAGAAATTACCCCTCAAAGTGGACCATCTCAAACAG aACAACACAGCCAAGTTGGTGAAGCAACTGTGTAAAGGCGCAGAGACTGAAG AATTGAGGAAGTTGGCGTCCGTGCTTGTCGATGGCTGGATGGCGACCATTCGCTCCCAGAGTGTATCGAGCAACGTCAGCAGCCCGGCCG agaagaagaagaagaagaaagaagatggCAAGGTCCCGGTCAAAGAGGTGAAGGACAAGAGTGGAGAGGAcgagaagaaaaaagacaagGCGAAAGCTCATGCACCCAGTCATGCAAAGATCCGTTCCATAG GTCTGGAGATGGACGCTCCGAGCTCTGCCCCCGCCAAGAAGAGCCCGACGGCTCCCCAGCTGGGTGACAAGTACAACATCAAGCCTCCCGTCCTCAAACGGCTAAG TTCTGGTCCCTTTGATAATCCACCATTGGAGAAGAAATACAAACCTCTAAACACGCCATCCAACTCGACCAAAGAGATCAAGGTCAAGATCATTCCAGCGCAGC CCATGGAGTGCACGGGCTTCCTcgacgcgctcaactcggctcCGGTGCCCGGTATCAAGATCAAGAAGAAGAAGTCGGCGGCCAGTTCGCCTTCTCACGCCAAGGCCGTGTCACCGACCTCCAGCAAG ACAAATCCGTTTGACGGCAAACCGTCAACGTATTCTTCATCCTCTGCCAAACCGACCTCCCCGGAGACTCTTTCTTCCAATTCCCTTGATGACACTCAGGAGTCGGATCGTCCGGGAACCCCCGTACCATCGGAAGACCCCGACTCTGCGGACGCCG GAGACAAGCCGAACGCGCTGTCCGAACCTCGTGGCGAGGAAGACCTGACCAAGAagggcaagaagaagaagactgtTCACTGGGCCCAGGAAGATCACCTCAAGcactacttttattttgacctCGACGAAACGGAGAGAG TCAACGTCAACAAAGTCAAGGACTTTGGCGAGGCGGCCAAACGGGAGTTGATGATGGACAGGCACACCTTCGAGATGGCCCGGCGGTTGTCTCACGACACCATGGAGGAGAGGGTCCCCTGGACGCCCCCCAGGCCCCTAACGTTGCCTGGCAGTCTCATCGTTGCCGGCTCAGGCAGCACGGAGAAGCTGACGCAGCGAGACCGGGAGATGGGCATCTTACAGGAGATCTTCCTCAGTAAAGAAAG TGTGCCCGACAGTCCCCATGAACCCGACCCGGAGCCGTATGAACCCATGCCCCCACGGCTGATTCCGCTGGATGAG GACTCCTCCATACCGGACGATCACTACGCCGAGCCCATGGACACGTCTCAGCAGGTCGCCACTGCGGCCCAAAACGAGAGCTCCAAGCTGCCGCCTGTCCTGGCCAACCTGATGGGCAACCTGAACAGCAATTCGCGGAGCCCCCAGACAAACGCCGTCAACAATCCCGTCACGCCCGCCGTCAACGTGCAGGAGCTGCTCTCGTCTATTATG GGGGCTTCCAGCAACCAGTGCACCGAAGACCTCATCAAGCAGCCTGACTTCTCGGATAAAATCAAGCAACTTCTTGGGTCCCTGCAACAGACGCAGAACCACAACCAGGCGCCGACACCAG CCAACCCAAGTCTGCTGGGCCACGCTCCCATCAACAACATGAGCAACAACGTCCACATGCAGATGCCCATGAACAGCGGCTTCCCGCCCAGCCTGCCTCCGGGCGGCCCCCGCTTCAACCACCCGCCGCCGCCCCCACACAATCACAATCACGGGCCGCCTttcaacggcggcggcggccccaTCATGcgcgggccgccgccgccggcacaGGGCCGCAGTGATAACGGTAACTACTGGGGAGATGACCCCATGAGAGGGGGGCCCCACCGTGGGGGCCATTTCCACCGAGGAGGAAGGGGCCGAGGAGGAGAGCCGGGCTTCCGGGGCCGAGGACGAGCGGGTCCGAGAGGAGGACACAATATGAATG ACATGTCCATGCGGCCCGTTTGTCGCCACTTCATGATGAAGGGAAACTGCAGGTACGAGAGCAACTGCGCTTTTTACCACCCCGGTGTCAACGGACCTCCCTTCCCCCCAAACAACCAGCATGGGCACTAA
- the agr2 gene encoding anterior gradient protein 2 homolog, whose protein sequence is MRHPPFLFGAFFFLFTQGACVRSTRETVRKREGEKKITRRKRSFQKGSCNVHRVKVTSSKSIAKKSKRYTSNVKPHEWSLNDEGGRCWPQRRKYFGLFSTKMAASLLSVSKISFFSNLAKMIKTSPSLLLVLVAAAALTLGKYAPKTGKRIPQTLSRGWGDQLIWAQTYEEALYWARSRNKPLMVLFHLKDCPHSQALKKVFAEDDELQKVLDEDFVALNLMYETTDKHLSPDGQYVPRILFVDPSMTVRADVTGRYANRMYAYEPNDINLLKSNMKKAKKLLKSEL, encoded by the exons ATGCGCCACCCGCCATTTTTGTTTGGggcgtttttctttctttttacgcAGGGCGCTTGTGTCCGTAGTACGAGAGAAACCGTTAGAAAacgagaaggggaaaaaaaaattacacgaaGAAAAAGGTCATTTCAGAAAGGCAGTTGTAATGTTCACAGGGTCAAAGTTACAAGCAGCAAAAGCATTGCAAAGAAGTCAAAACGCTACACGAGTAACGTCAAGCCGCACGAATGGAGTTTGAACGACGAGGGGGGCCGTTGCTGGCCGCAGAggagaaaatattttggtttgttttcaactaaaatggccgcttcccTGCTCTCCGTCTcgaaaattagttttttttccaacctggCAAAGATGATCAAAACCTCCCCATCCCTCCTCTTGGTGctggtcgccgccgccgccttgacTTTGGGCAAATACGCGCCAAAGACGGGCAAGAGGATCCCTCAAACTCTGTCCAGAG GATGGGGCGATCAGCTGATCTGGGCTCAGACGTACGAGGAGGCGCTCTACTGGGCCAGGTCCAG GAACAAGCCCTTGATGGTTCTCTTCCACCTGAAGGACTGCCCGCACAGCCAGG CACTGAAGAAAGTGTTTGCCGAGGACGACGAGCTCCAGAAAGTCCTCGATGAGGACTTTGTCGCGCTCAACCTCATG TACGAAACCACCGACAAACATCTGTCCCCGGACGGCCAGTATGTTCCCAGAATCCTTTTTGTCG acCCGTCGATGACCGTGAGAGCCGATGTCACCGGTCGCTATGCCAACCGCATGTATGCCTACGAACCGAATGACATCAACCTAC TGAAAAGCAACATGAAGAAGGCCAAGAAACTCCTCAAGTCCGAGCTTTGA
- the tspan13b gene encoding tetraspanin-13b isoform X1: MRPRTCSVNCSPWNLVRCSVCDHRSNPPPKKKPHNQPESRAIQVMRDLRAAAGLVPLLPQMVSLLMIAMAAWGKWLGLVSSFQVVGGVTGVGVFLFFVALAGLLGAVKHHQVLLFFYMIILFMVFIVQLALSSACLAINKEQQDHLLEVGWNNSRGAQRDVEKSLNCCGFRHVDLNAACPAACFPKRSCLPCADKIQAHADEVLRLVGGTGLFFSVTEIVGVWLTYRYRNQKDPRANPSAFL, encoded by the exons ATGAGGCCACGCACTTGCTCGGTCAATTGTTCACCGTGGAACCTTGTCAGATGCTCAGTGTGTGACCAtagaagcaaccccccccccaaaaaaaaaccccacaatcaACCAGAATCTCGAGCAATCCAAGTGATGCGCGATTTAAGAGCAGCGGCTGGCCTTGTCCCTCTCCTCCCGCAGATGGTGAGCCTGCTGATGATCGCCATGGCGGCCTGGGGCAAGTGGTTGGGCCTGGTCTCCAGTTTCCAGGTGGTGGGCGGAGTCACGGGAGTGGGCGTCTTCCTCTTCTTTGTCGCTCTGGCCGGCCTCCTGGGCGCCGTGAAGCACCACCAGGTCCTCCTCTTCTTC TACATGATCATCCTGTTCATGGTGTTTATCGTGCAGTTGGCCCTTTCCAGCGCCTGTCTGGCCATCAACAAAGAGCAGCAG GATCATCTGCTGGAGGTGGGCTGGAACAACTCCCGCGGCGCCCAGAGGGACGTGGAAAAGAGCCTCAACTGCTGCGGCTTCCGTCACGTCGACCTCAACGCCGCTTGTCCCGCC GCCTGTTTCCCCAAGCGCTCCTGTTTGCCGTGCGCCGACAAGATCCAGGCGCACGCGGATGAAGTCCTGCGTCTTGTAGGAGGGACCGGCCTGTTTTTCAGTGTGACCGAG ATTGTGGGCGTGTGGCTCACGTACCGCTACAGGAACCAGAAGGACCCCCGAGCCAACCCCAGCGCCTTCCTGTGA
- the tspan13b gene encoding tetraspanin-13b isoform X2, which translates to MGCAGFTCSKHSLCALNILYVMVSLLMIAMAAWGKWLGLVSSFQVVGGVTGVGVFLFFVALAGLLGAVKHHQVLLFFYMIILFMVFIVQLALSSACLAINKEQQDHLLEVGWNNSRGAQRDVEKSLNCCGFRHVDLNAACPAACFPKRSCLPCADKIQAHADEVLRLVGGTGLFFSVTEIVGVWLTYRYRNQKDPRANPSAFL; encoded by the exons ATGGGTTGCGCCGGATTCACCTGCTCCAAACACTCCCTGTGCGCGCTCAACATCCTCTACGTC ATGGTGAGCCTGCTGATGATCGCCATGGCGGCCTGGGGCAAGTGGTTGGGCCTGGTCTCCAGTTTCCAGGTGGTGGGCGGAGTCACGGGAGTGGGCGTCTTCCTCTTCTTTGTCGCTCTGGCCGGCCTCCTGGGCGCCGTGAAGCACCACCAGGTCCTCCTCTTCTTC TACATGATCATCCTGTTCATGGTGTTTATCGTGCAGTTGGCCCTTTCCAGCGCCTGTCTGGCCATCAACAAAGAGCAGCAG GATCATCTGCTGGAGGTGGGCTGGAACAACTCCCGCGGCGCCCAGAGGGACGTGGAAAAGAGCCTCAACTGCTGCGGCTTCCGTCACGTCGACCTCAACGCCGCTTGTCCCGCC GCCTGTTTCCCCAAGCGCTCCTGTTTGCCGTGCGCCGACAAGATCCAGGCGCACGCGGATGAAGTCCTGCGTCTTGTAGGAGGGACCGGCCTGTTTTTCAGTGTGACCGAG ATTGTGGGCGTGTGGCTCACGTACCGCTACAGGAACCAGAAGGACCCCCGAGCCAACCCCAGCGCCTTCCTGTGA
- the LOC127603530 gene encoding ankyrin repeat and MYND domain-containing protein 2-like isoform X1, which translates to MAAPTQKGQLTASERKLLQVIEAGDVQEAAQMLSSDDVRVNCLDECGMTPLMHAAYKGKADMCGLLLQCGADVNCNQHEYGYTALMFAGLSGKTDITSMMLDAGAETDLVNSVGRTAAQMAAFVGQHDCVTVINNFFPRARLDYYTRPRGTEREPKLPPALAGPLHEIIMTTNLNPVKIVMLVRENPALVDVGALEKCYRVMDLLCEQCVKQTDTNEVLAMKMHYISCVLQKCLTFLQKRDDKLDALVKSLLRGRDSDGFPQYQEKFIRDCIRKFPYCESTLLQQLGNDPTAYSVLTQALTGQMAFVDADYCATCGERGADKRCSLCKSVTYCSLTCQQLHWFTHKKMCRAIQEQNAHLGSDAPRLKEPNGAHSSGSLEGERERRPVNPPRFPLDGERDLATETANFLQELCMRAEETVAAVGGCPAELLVCPSAPTHEPSGSQQ; encoded by the exons ATGGCCGCGCCAACTCAGAAGGGCCAACTCACGGCCTCCGAGAGGAAACTTTTGCAAGTGATTGAGGCCG GCGATGTGCAAGAAGCGGCCCAAATGCTTTCAAGTGATGATGTACGAGTCAACTGTTTGGATGAG TGCGGGATGACGCCCCTGATGCATGCGGCTTATAAGGGCAAAGCCGATATGTGTGGCCTGCTGCTGCAGTGCGGGGCTGATGTCAACTGCAACCAACACGAGTATGGATACACAGCTCTCATGTTTGCCGGCTTGTCag ggaagACGGACATCACATCCATGATGCTGGACGCCGGGGCCGAAACGGATCTGGTGAATTCCGTGGGTCGCACGGCCGCTCAAATGGCGGCGTTCGTCG GCCAGCACGACTGCGTGACGGTCATCAACAACTTTTTTCCGCGGGCGAGGCTGGACTACTACACCAGGCCCCGAGGGACGGAGCGGGAGCCCAAGCTGCCGCCGGCCTTGGCGGGACCCCTGCACGAGATCATCATGACGACCAACCTCAACCCGGTCaag ATCGTcatgctggtcagggagaaccCCGCTCTGGTGGACGTCGGTGCCTTGGAGAAGTGCTACCGGGTGATGGATCTGCTGTGCGAGCAGTGCGTGAAGCAGACGGACACGAACGAGGTTCTGGCCATGAAGATGCATTACATCAGCTGCGTGCTGCAGAAGTGTCTGACCTTCCTCCAGAAACGAGACGACAAGTTGGATGCGTTGGTGAAGAG CCTTCTGAGGGGGAGAGACAGCGACGGCTTCCCGCAGTACCAGGAGAAATTCATTCGAGACTGCATCAGGAAGTTCCCTTACTGCGAGAGCACGCTGCTTCAGCAGCTG ggcAACGACCCGACGGCATACTCGGTGTTAACTCAGGCGCTGACGGGTCAGATGGCCTTTGTGGATGCCGACTACTGTGCCACATGTGGAGAGCGGGGAGCTGACAAGCGGTGCTCTCTCTGTAAATCT GTGACTTACTGCAGTCTGACGTGCCAGCAGCTCCACTGGTTCACCCACAAAAAGATGTGCAGGGCTATCCAGGAGCAGAACGCCCACTTGGGAAGCGACGCCCCGAGGCTGAAAGAGCCCAACGGTGCTCACTCGTCCGGTTCACTCGAGGGTGAGCGAGAAAGACGCCCGGTTAATCCTCCTCGCTTCCCGTTGGATGGAGAGCGCGACCTGGCCACGGAGACGGCCAACTTCCTGCAGGAGCTGTGCATGCGGGCCGAAGAGACGGTGGCTGCCGTCGGCGGCTGCCCCGCCGAGCTGCTCGTTTGCCCATCTGCGCCGACGCACGAACCGTCCGGCTCCCAGCAATGA
- the LOC127603530 gene encoding ankyrin repeat and MYND domain-containing protein 2-like isoform X2 — MAAPTQKGQLTASERKLLQVIEAGDVQEAAQMLSSDDVRVNCLDECGMTPLMHAAYKGKADMCGLLLQCGADVNCNQHEYGYTALMFAGLSGKTDITSMMLDAGAETDLVNSVGRTAAQMAAFVGQHDCVTVINNFFPRARLDYYTRPRGTEREPKLPPALAGPLHEIIMTTNLNPVKIVMLVRENPALVDVGALEKCYRVMDLLCEQCVKQTDTNEVLAMKMHYISCVLQKCLTFLQKRDDKLDALVKSLLRGRDSDGFPQYQEKFIRDCIRKFPYCESTLLQQLGNDPTAYSVLTQALTGQMAFVDADYCATCGERGADKRCSLCKSVTYCSLTCQQLHWFTHKKMCRAIQEQNAHLGSDAPRLKEPNDGERDLATETANFLQELCMRAEETVAAVGGCPAELLVCPSAPTHEPSGSQQ, encoded by the exons ATGGCCGCGCCAACTCAGAAGGGCCAACTCACGGCCTCCGAGAGGAAACTTTTGCAAGTGATTGAGGCCG GCGATGTGCAAGAAGCGGCCCAAATGCTTTCAAGTGATGATGTACGAGTCAACTGTTTGGATGAG TGCGGGATGACGCCCCTGATGCATGCGGCTTATAAGGGCAAAGCCGATATGTGTGGCCTGCTGCTGCAGTGCGGGGCTGATGTCAACTGCAACCAACACGAGTATGGATACACAGCTCTCATGTTTGCCGGCTTGTCag ggaagACGGACATCACATCCATGATGCTGGACGCCGGGGCCGAAACGGATCTGGTGAATTCCGTGGGTCGCACGGCCGCTCAAATGGCGGCGTTCGTCG GCCAGCACGACTGCGTGACGGTCATCAACAACTTTTTTCCGCGGGCGAGGCTGGACTACTACACCAGGCCCCGAGGGACGGAGCGGGAGCCCAAGCTGCCGCCGGCCTTGGCGGGACCCCTGCACGAGATCATCATGACGACCAACCTCAACCCGGTCaag ATCGTcatgctggtcagggagaaccCCGCTCTGGTGGACGTCGGTGCCTTGGAGAAGTGCTACCGGGTGATGGATCTGCTGTGCGAGCAGTGCGTGAAGCAGACGGACACGAACGAGGTTCTGGCCATGAAGATGCATTACATCAGCTGCGTGCTGCAGAAGTGTCTGACCTTCCTCCAGAAACGAGACGACAAGTTGGATGCGTTGGTGAAGAG CCTTCTGAGGGGGAGAGACAGCGACGGCTTCCCGCAGTACCAGGAGAAATTCATTCGAGACTGCATCAGGAAGTTCCCTTACTGCGAGAGCACGCTGCTTCAGCAGCTG ggcAACGACCCGACGGCATACTCGGTGTTAACTCAGGCGCTGACGGGTCAGATGGCCTTTGTGGATGCCGACTACTGTGCCACATGTGGAGAGCGGGGAGCTGACAAGCGGTGCTCTCTCTGTAAATCT GTGACTTACTGCAGTCTGACGTGCCAGCAGCTCCACTGGTTCACCCACAAAAAGATGTGCAGGGCTATCCAGGAGCAGAACGCCCACTTGGGAAGCGACGCCCCGAGGCTGAAAGAGCCCAAC GATGGAGAGCGCGACCTGGCCACGGAGACGGCCAACTTCCTGCAGGAGCTGTGCATGCGGGCCGAAGAGACGGTGGCTGCCGTCGGCGGCTGCCCCGCCGAGCTGCTCGTTTGCCCATCTGCGCCGACGCACGAACCGTCCGGCTCCCAGCAATGA
- the LOC127603537 gene encoding gastrula zinc finger protein XlCGF8.2DB-like, which produces MERHARNLSSRQANVKCEALPLDVLKVVVGEDQRPAGPRVKEEDEEDHERRPMKEEEDECDISREDAYVKVEDEGRRSRLCQEMAGAESSCHVTTRAEDGGAKTGPLLAPLPDGEPAKQEKEEGGGDWPPDTGNGDERFKCVECGKIFAKRKNLSTHMSLHSGEAHGCSFCGKAFKKRYNLLIHARVHTGEKPYACPLCGLKFSQKGSLARHAAIHTGQKTFTCSVCDVSLCQRSDLLVHSRIHTGEKPFDCALCGARFSQKGSLARHARTHTGEKPFSCSVCSAAYSRRPALLNHEKTHADGPAHGAERNKQ; this is translated from the exons ATGGAGCGACACGCGCGAAATCTTTCGTCTCGTCAAGCCAACGTCAAATGTGAAG caTTGCCATTGGACGTGCTGAAAGTGGTGGTGGGCGAAGACCAGCGGCCGGCGGGCCCCCGCGTCAAAGAggaagacgaggaagaccacGAGCGTCGGCCcatgaaggaggaagaggatgagtgCGACATTAGTCGGGAGGACGCTTACGTCAAGGTGGAAGATGAAGGCCGTCGGTCGCGCCTTTGCCAGGAGATGGCGGGGGCGGAGTCAAGCTGTCACGTGACCACGCGAGCAGAAGACGGCGGCGCCAAGACCGGCCCGCTTCTGGCGCCGCTGCCCGACGGCGAGCCGgccaaacaagaaaaagaagaaggaggaggagattgGCCTCCTGACACGGGCAACGGCGACGAGCGCTTCAAATGCGTCGAGTGCGGCAAAATTTTTGCCAAGCGCAAAAACCTGAGCACGCACATGTCACTCCACAGCGGAGAAGCCCACGGCTGTTCGTTTTGCGGAAAAGCCTTCAAGAAACGCTACAACTTGCTCATCCACGCTCGCGTtcacaccggagagaaacccTACGCCTGCCCCCTGTGCGGCCTCAAGTTCTCCCAAAAGGGAAGTTTGGCGCGCCACGCCGCCATTCACACGGGCCAGAAGACGTTCACCTGCTCCGTGTGCGACGTCAGCCTCTGCCAGCGCTCCGATTTGCTCGTCCACTCGCGCATTCACACCGGCGAGAAACCATTCGACTGCGCGCTGTGCGGCGCCCGCTTCTCCCAAAAAGGGAGCCTGGCCAGGCACGCCCGGacgcacacgggagagaaacccTTCTCCTGCTCCGTCTGCTCCGCCGCTTACAGTCGCAGGCCCGCCCTGCTCAACCACGAGAAGACGCACGCCGATGGGCCGGCACATGGAGCTGAGCGCAACAAACAATGA